The Pangasianodon hypophthalmus isolate fPanHyp1 chromosome 13, fPanHyp1.pri, whole genome shotgun sequence genome includes a window with the following:
- the anxa14 gene encoding annexin A2, whose product MTETMCWGGLGSLRPFPVFQPEKDVADLEAALEQKDVSALVRILANRSNAQRQSLAQTYLSVTQQDLRARLKKVLNGGLEELMLGIMMTPEQFEAQRLRRAMEGLGTDEETLLEILCMKSPEQLSHIAAEYSKEYQRDLEKDLLSDTSGEFSLLLVALLKKKHVAGQVDQDVRVLREELNNNKADVAPWIQILTMRDPDHLKSVLIHVEAERGQPVTADIEKRFGGIFSRDVRLGLQILVRSIEDPHRYLAQRIQTMKGPVMQGLIVSHSEEDLLAVRAAYKKETGRSLYTTIQDKFKGDIQQVLLAICRSED is encoded by the exons ATGACGGAGACG ATGTGCTGGGGCGGTCTGGGATCTCTTCGTCCTTTCCCAGTCTTCCAGCCGGAGAAGGACGTGGCTGACCTCGAGGCTGCCCTTGAACAGAAAG ACGTGAGCGCTCTGGTGAGGATTCTGGCGAACCGCAGTAACGCTCAGAGACAGAGCCTCGCTCAGACGTACCTCTCTGTCACCCAGCAA gaccTCCGAGCGAGGCTGAAGAAGGTACTGAATGGAGGTTTAGAAGAGTTGATGCTCGGCATCATGATGACGCCAGAACAGTTTGAAGCTCAACGTCTCAGACGAGCCATGGAG ggTCTGGGTACAGATGAAGAAACTCTTCTAGAGATCTTGTGTATGAAGTCACCAGAGCAGCTTTCTCACATTGCAGCAGAGTACAGTAAAG AATATCAGCGTGATCTGGAGAAGGACTTGCTCAGTGACACCAGCGGAGAGTTCAGTCTGCTGCTCGTAGCTTTGCTGAAG AAGAAGCACGTGGCCGGTCAGGTGGACCAGGATGTTCGA GTTCTGCGTGAAGAACTCAACAACAATAAGGCAGATGTGGCACCATGGATCCAAATCCTGACCATGAGAGATCCAGACCATCTCAAAAGCG TGCTGATTCATGTGGAAGCTGAAAGAGGCCAGCCTGTTACTGCAGATATAGAGAAACGCTTTGGCGGAATCTTCTCCAGAGATGTCAGACTGGGCTTACAGATCCTAG TGCGCTCCATCGAGGATCCACATCGCTACTTGGCCCAGAGAATCCAGACTATGAAA GGGCCGGTGATGCAAGGACTAATAGTGTCTCACAGCGAGGAGGATCTGCTGGCTGTTAGAGCAGCATACAAGAAGGAAACGGGAAGATCTCTTTACACCACCAtacag GATAAGTTCAAGGGGGACATCCAGCAGGTTTTGCTAGCAATATGTCGTTCTGAAGACTAA